The Daucus carota subsp. sativus chromosome 7, DH1 v3.0, whole genome shotgun sequence genome window below encodes:
- the LOC108193900 gene encoding uncharacterized protein LOC108193900 isoform X1, producing the protein MFNVNQKGLMEQDLSNLDVITLHPLSPEVISRQATINIGTTSHLAHGKSTAVKAISGVQGKIFGETLWATQHFAHLTADRTASEIYYMFQK; encoded by the exons ATGTTCAATGTTAATCAG AAAGGTTTAATGGAGCAGGATTTGAGCAACCTGGATGTGATAACATTACATCCGCTCTCACCTGAAGTTATATCTCGACAGGCTACAATAAATATTG GCACTACCAGCCATTTGGCACATGGAAAATCAACTGCTGTAAAAGCCATATCAGGTGTGCAG GGAAAAATATTTGGGGAAACTTTATGGGCTACGCAGCATTTTGCTCATCTCACAGCTGATCGAACTGCAAGTGAGATAT ACTATATGTTTCAAAAATGA
- the LOC108193900 gene encoding uncharacterized protein LOC108193900 isoform X6 gives MFNVNQKGLMEQDLSNLDVITLHPLSPEVISRQATINIGTTSHLAHGKSTAVKAISGKNIWGNFMGYAAFCSSHS, from the exons ATGTTCAATGTTAATCAG AAAGGTTTAATGGAGCAGGATTTGAGCAACCTGGATGTGATAACATTACATCCGCTCTCACCTGAAGTTATATCTCGACAGGCTACAATAAATATTG GCACTACCAGCCATTTGGCACATGGAAAATCAACTGCTGTAAAAGCCATATCAG GGAAAAATATTTGGGGAAACTTTATGGGCTACGCAGCATTTTGCTCATCTCACAGCTGA
- the LOC108193900 gene encoding uncharacterized protein LOC108193900 isoform X3: MFNVNQKGLMEQDLSNLDVITLHPLSPEVISRQATINIGTTSHLAHGKSTAVKAISGVQGKIFGETLWATQHFAHLTADRTASEI, translated from the exons ATGTTCAATGTTAATCAG AAAGGTTTAATGGAGCAGGATTTGAGCAACCTGGATGTGATAACATTACATCCGCTCTCACCTGAAGTTATATCTCGACAGGCTACAATAAATATTG GCACTACCAGCCATTTGGCACATGGAAAATCAACTGCTGTAAAAGCCATATCAGGTGTGCAG GGAAAAATATTTGGGGAAACTTTATGGGCTACGCAGCATTTTGCTCATCTCACAGCTGATCGAACTGCAAGTGAGATAT AA
- the LOC108193900 gene encoding uncharacterized protein LOC108193900 isoform X2, with translation MFNVNQKGLMEQDLSNLDVITLHPLSPEVISRQATINIGTTSHLAHGKSTAVKAISEIKSWTFNTKNTQLLKVSHCQHQNLHEQPIVSL, from the exons ATGTTCAATGTTAATCAG AAAGGTTTAATGGAGCAGGATTTGAGCAACCTGGATGTGATAACATTACATCCGCTCTCACCTGAAGTTATATCTCGACAGGCTACAATAAATATTG GCACTACCAGCCATTTGGCACATGGAAAATCAACTGCTGTAAAAGCCATATCAG AAATTAAGTCATGGACCTTTAATACAAAGAATACACAATTGTTGAAAGTGTCCCATTGTCAACATCAGAACTTACATGAGCAACCAATTGTTTCTCTTTAG
- the LOC108193900 gene encoding uncharacterized protein LOC108193900 isoform X4 yields the protein MFNVNQKGLMEQDLSNLDVITLHPLSPEVISRQATINIGTTSHLAHGKSTAVKAISGVQIHAYKQRRESGDLNGCGGDWLISD from the exons ATGTTCAATGTTAATCAG AAAGGTTTAATGGAGCAGGATTTGAGCAACCTGGATGTGATAACATTACATCCGCTCTCACCTGAAGTTATATCTCGACAGGCTACAATAAATATTG GCACTACCAGCCATTTGGCACATGGAAAATCAACTGCTGTAAAAGCCATATCAGGTGTGCAG ATACATGCGTACAAACAAAGAAGAGAGAGTGGTGACCTGAATGGTTGCGGTGGTGATTGGCTCATATCCGATTAG
- the LOC108193900 gene encoding uncharacterized protein LOC108193900 isoform X5, with protein MEQDLSNLDVITLHPLSPEVISRQATINIGTTSHLAHGKSTAVKAISGVQGKIFGETLWATQHFAHLTADRTASEIYYMFQK; from the exons ATGGAGCAGGATTTGAGCAACCTGGATGTGATAACATTACATCCGCTCTCACCTGAAGTTATATCTCGACAGGCTACAATAAATATTG GCACTACCAGCCATTTGGCACATGGAAAATCAACTGCTGTAAAAGCCATATCAGGTGTGCAG GGAAAAATATTTGGGGAAACTTTATGGGCTACGCAGCATTTTGCTCATCTCACAGCTGATCGAACTGCAAGTGAGATAT ACTATATGTTTCAAAAATGA